GCATCGTCAAGGTTGACTTTGTTAACGATGTTTTAGCAAACGAGCTACTAAATATAGTTGAGCAATGGTATCAAGGATTGGCCTCCATCCCTGAGAGGTCGAGCATAGGCACGTTTCTTATATCTAGGGGTAAGCGCGTGAGCGAGATTCTTCGTATGCTTTTGCCAATCAGCCTTCTCATGATAGCGAGGCAATACTTCGATCTGTATGAGCCACTTCTTGGTAGCGAAAGTCACGATAATATTCACGCTATGATCGATATAGGCATCATTCTGACGTCAGTCTTTGTGATCGGCACGTACTTTGGACGAAAACTCGAAAGGTTCATTGACTCTCGAATCGACAAGCTTGAAAGATATCCAGTCTTCTCAATATCAAAGGGAGACAAGAATGCCGTTGATGGGCATCAAGTCAATAATAGATCTCTATCGTCAGAAATCATTGGCAGAGTAGGGTGGATTTTGTTTGGTCTATTGGTTACGTCTACTGCAAAGGTTATTTGGAGCAAAGTGAGTACAACGCTTTAGATACAGGCACTGTATTGTAATTGTGACCGTACAATGAAATTAGTGCTAGCGCTCGTCCAACACCAAGATCCAGCGGACGGGCGCTGTGACGCCCAATCAACAGGTAGATCTCTTATCCGCTGCTGATCTTGAGCGTTCGGCACGAAGCCGTTGAAGGAAGACAAAACAACTATAGTTCCTCCTTGACTTGAACCACGAACTTGATGACACCTAATACATCTACCAAGAATCTGCCAATAGCCAAGCAAGACAGCTTGCAAGCTGGGCAAAGTGCTTCACTCTCCAGCCAAGGCAAGGACACCAATCAGCTGAGGAATGCGCCAAGCGAGGGAAAGGATGTAAAGTGCCAGAGCATTAAGGTGCCAACCCCTTTAGGCGGGCTCGAAACCTCGTGCCTGCCTCTATGGGCGAATCTCTCAATACTTGGGCTCCTTGTTCTTACTCTTCCATTAGCATGCTGGCTATCGTTATCAAGAAAAAGGGAACAAAATAGTGATGCGTCTCGCCAACCAAAGTGGGTGCTTATAATCCTGTCTCTAACCACTTTGCTTATCGCAGCATGGGCGGGTCAACAGGTAATAACTCTTTTTTCTACCAAGGCTAAATCACCCTCGGAGACACCCAACTTTAGCAGCACCAGCCCTGCGATTAAAGACAATGTCCCCATCCCGAATTCGACACCAACACCGCCAAGCGCTCTGTTCTCTCGCCCATCGGAGAAAGAGGCAAGAATAGATCTTTCTTGGCGAGATGCAAAGCCTGATGAAGATGGCTACAGAATACAAAGACAGTCATTAGAGAAAGCTGGTGATGATTACGAGGAAATTGCTGTGCTACCGGCAAGCCAAAATAGTTTTAGTGACAGGAGCATTGTCCCAGGTCTAGGGTACACATATCGAATAACAAGCTTTAACTCGTTTGGCAGTTCATTCTCGCCCGTTGCTCGGGCTAGAGGCAATCGCCTGATAGGTCCATCACAGGCCATTGCGCGAGTTGATCCAGAGAAAGTTAGAGCTCTATTAAACGAGATAGACTACTATGACAGGAAAGAGCTGTCAGCAAATATGCCTGAGAGACAGGAAGTGAGATTTCTATTCCTAGTAATTGAGATTGCCCTGACCATGAGCCTAACGAGCTTAGCCTTGCTTTTAGTAGTTTCAACTTTCCCTGAGAATTACCTCAGCTTCTTTGTTCTTAAATGGAAATTACAGTGTAGAGCTTATATTATACTCCTTCTCGGACTAGGTGCTGTCACCGCTCAAGTGGCAAGCCATTATCAAGCAAGTCTGATGATTACAGAGTCACGGAGAGCGGGTGCCACTGCAGAAGTCAAGTCCGAACTATCCATTTTACGGTCCAAGGCTACCGATGTATCATCCAAAACAGATTTGGCGATGATCAGAGAGAGTTTCTACAACTTGTTAAGAAAGAACGGCAATACGGGATTTTGAAGAGAAGAGGCTAGGTGTGTAGTCCCACCACGTTGTTCAGCTGACGATTGGGTGTGAGGTCGCCAGGGTCGGGGTGTCACCGCCCATCCCAAGACCTCACACCCCATGCATAGCCACCCCAATGCCCGACTGACGCCGATCAGTCGGGAACGCCTGATTCGTCGGCACCTCAATGAGGGCGTGCCGCTCAAGGCCCTTGCGGCACAAGCCGGGATCAGCCTGCGCAGCGCCTACAAGTGGCTGGCGCGTTTCCGTGATGGCGGCGTAACGGCACTGGCGGATCGACGGAGTGTTCGCCGCACCCAGCGGCGGACGCTCGATCCGCAGCAACTGCAGCAGGCTGTGGATCTACGGCACCAGCGCTGCACTCTCCGGCGCATCGCCAGGGCCGTCAAGGCGCCCCTCTCGACCGTCGGACGTGTGATGAATGCCCTGGGGCTGGGACGGCTCAGAAATCTTGAACCCAAGGTTCCAGTTCGCCGCTACCAGTGGGAGCGGCCTGGCGACATGATCCATGTCGACACCAAACAGCTGGCCAGGTTTGAGCGGGTCGGTCACCGGATCACCGGTGACCGTCGTCAAGGCTCTTCCCGAGGCGCCGGCTACGAGAAGGTGCACGTCGCCATCGACGACGCCACCCGCCTGGCGTATGTGGAGGTGCTGGCCGACGAGCAGAGGGCAACGACTGTTGGATTCCTGGCCCGTGCAGTCGGTTGGTTCTCGGAGCAGGGGATCACCTGCCGGAGGATCCTGTCGGATAACGGCTCCGCCTACCGCTCAGGGGATTGGCGAAAAGCCTGCCGGGCATTGGATCTGAAACCCATCCGCACCAAGCCCTATACGCCGCAAACCAACGGCAAGGCCGAGCGGTTTATCAAAACGATCCTGGCGGAATGGGCCTACGTGATCGCCTACCAGACATCAGAGGAACGCAACCGCTGGCTACGTCGC
This portion of the Cyanobium sp. NIES-981 genome encodes:
- a CDS encoding fibronectin type III domain-containing protein, with protein sequence MTPNTSTKNLPIAKQDSLQAGQSASLSSQGKDTNQLRNAPSEGKDVKCQSIKVPTPLGGLETSCLPLWANLSILGLLVLTLPLACWLSLSRKREQNSDASRQPKWVLIILSLTTLLIAAWAGQQVITLFSTKAKSPSETPNFSSTSPAIKDNVPIPNSTPTPPSALFSRPSEKEARIDLSWRDAKPDEDGYRIQRQSLEKAGDDYEEIAVLPASQNSFSDRSIVPGLGYTYRITSFNSFGSSFSPVARARGNRLIGPSQAIARVDPEKVRALLNEIDYYDRKELSANMPERQEVRFLFLVIEIALTMSLTSLALLLVVSTFPENYLSFFVLKWKLQCRAYIILLLGLGAVTAQVASHYQASLMITESRRAGATAEVKSELSILRSKATDVSSKTDLAMIRESFYNLLRKNGNTGF
- a CDS encoding IS481 family transposase yields the protein MHSHPNARLTPISRERLIRRHLNEGVPLKALAAQAGISLRSAYKWLARFRDGGVTALADRRSVRRTQRRTLDPQQLQQAVDLRHQRCTLRRIARAVKAPLSTVGRVMNALGLGRLRNLEPKVPVRRYQWERPGDMIHVDTKQLARFERVGHRITGDRRQGSSRGAGYEKVHVAIDDATRLAYVEVLADEQRATTVGFLARAVGWFSEQGITCRRILSDNGSAYRSGDWRKACRALDLKPIRTKPYTPQTNGKAERFIKTILAEWAYVIAYQTSEERNRWLRRYLAIYNGNRCHMALGGLTPQQSLQRLLIAE